The Oligoflexus sp. genome has a window encoding:
- a CDS encoding Hpt domain-containing protein has product MLVDLTTVTLGVMFTILNERNLRADFNNRKAIQEQKDKIETASMELNSVFATIHESIISFDHGLKIKIASNELEKVFGRINDVASLIEKFEIDKDNISLCLESLRSIAGESEINKTINEQHLLKNCRYRGRSYTLNWTFIYDHQDVCVGGVVSISDETEKILKESIEEAANQKADRMMTKIKTLINGNIKSGQLFLKESLNLVTDLLDLADLSRVDRHPVLLRNVHTIKGAGRVLKMNDVKLLAHEIESSYKEGQYPDVRSKCSLLISELKEYNQALDSFLVGEVRTLSIFDVVHSLKDDFTERLRAARIGYRGLSVSDELGPVPHEIKECILHGLTNAVDHGFILPSARGLSVNAAFIKVECRREGGLNFVFIRDNGVGIDWEKIRDICRKKGYAAKPDRPATDVLFLDGVTTAAEVSTTSGRGIGMGAIKDAVEAIGGDVKLVDNDQNHGSMLVISWPVEGRVAFHADGKVVA; this is encoded by the coding sequence GTGCTTGTTGATCTGACGACCGTAACCCTGGGAGTGATGTTCACCATTCTCAATGAGAGGAATCTTAGAGCTGATTTTAATAATAGAAAAGCCATACAGGAGCAGAAAGACAAGATAGAGACGGCATCCATGGAACTGAACTCGGTATTCGCGACCATTCATGAGTCGATCATTTCTTTTGACCATGGATTGAAAATAAAAATCGCCAGCAACGAACTCGAAAAGGTTTTCGGCAGGATAAACGATGTTGCCTCTTTGATCGAAAAATTCGAGATCGACAAGGATAACATATCGCTCTGCCTCGAATCCTTGAGGTCAATCGCTGGTGAGTCGGAGATAAACAAGACTATCAATGAGCAGCATTTGCTGAAGAATTGCCGATATCGCGGCAGAAGCTACACGTTGAATTGGACCTTCATTTACGACCACCAGGATGTCTGCGTGGGCGGCGTCGTATCCATCAGTGACGAGACGGAGAAAATTTTAAAGGAGTCCATTGAAGAAGCCGCCAACCAGAAGGCGGACAGGATGATGACGAAAATCAAGACCCTTATCAACGGCAATATCAAGTCCGGGCAGTTGTTTTTGAAAGAATCCCTGAATTTGGTGACTGACCTGCTTGATTTGGCTGATTTATCCAGGGTCGACCGCCATCCGGTGCTTCTGCGGAACGTCCACACCATCAAAGGCGCAGGACGGGTTCTAAAAATGAATGATGTCAAACTTTTAGCCCATGAGATTGAATCCAGTTATAAAGAAGGCCAATATCCTGATGTCAGGTCCAAGTGTTCTTTACTTATCTCGGAGTTGAAAGAATACAATCAAGCCTTGGACAGCTTCCTCGTCGGAGAGGTAAGGACGCTGTCGATATTTGATGTCGTGCACTCGCTCAAGGATGATTTTACAGAACGCCTGCGCGCAGCGCGAATTGGCTATCGCGGCCTATCGGTCAGCGATGAGCTTGGGCCGGTTCCCCATGAAATCAAGGAATGCATACTGCATGGTCTAACGAACGCTGTTGATCATGGGTTCATACTGCCGTCGGCGCGCGGTCTCAGCGTGAATGCCGCCTTCATTAAGGTGGAATGCCGGAGAGAGGGCGGCCTGAACTTTGTTTTCATTCGCGATAACGGCGTTGGCATAGACTGGGAAAAGATTCGGGATATCTGTCGCAAAAAGGGCTATGCTGCAAAACCGGACCGGCCTGCCACCGACGTTCTTTTTTTGGATGGCGTTACCACTGCGGCCGAGGTCTCCACGACTTCCGGTCGCGGTATTGGAATGGGGGCCATCAAGGACGCGGTGGAAGCGATAGGTGGCGACGTTAAATTGGTCGACAACGACCAGAATCACGGTTCCATGCTGGTCATATCGTGGCCCGTCGAAGGCCGGGTGGCGTTCCACGCGGACGGCAAAGTTGTTGCGTGA